The genomic DNA ACATTTTAAAGGAGTGGATAAACTTAACAAACACAGCTGTTTCCACACTAAAGGtatgaaaataatgttaaatgttatgtAGATTTTGGAGCTACATGTTAGACTCTCCACCACAATCATCAAAATACTAAATGAGTGAATATCTTTTGTGACAATTTAGTTTCATCCCTTCAGAGTTGTAGAGTTGACCTTGTAAAATCAGAAATATTGACATTGTTCTGGTACTCGTGGTGGCCCAACATTTTACTCAGAAACTTaactatgttgttttttcctttaatcTGGCACCCATCTGTGAGTTTTGTTCAGCCTTGTGGTTTAACGGTTAAATTGATGGTAAATGATCTAATGCTTGGTCTCCTGAAcgaaaatgtatgtatattatTTCTAAATTGTCATGTTTGGCATTCATTTAGAAATGGTTCAGTTCAAGTAAGAGTTTATGTGATGTCTGTGATGTTAGGGTTAGAATCTGGGAGAATGGTTAGAGATTTTTGCAGGGATTTTGTTGGTTTGAGATTTATGAAGGGAGATTTTTGGAAGCAAACAAGCCCTCAAGACAGCACTGAGGGCTCAAATGGCccattatatcatattttagcaTTAAATTTAGCTTTGGACCTTCAGTATTGCTTCAACAGGACTGATGAGGAGCCAATGTGGGGAgcgtacacacacgcacacgcacacaaaggcAAAGAAAATGTCAAGATATTCATGGAAATTGAAATTGGTCAAACATTGCTGCTGTTTTGTCAGCTGCTCTTTTCTGAAACACATCTCAGTTACTGAATCAAGGCAAGAACAGAAAATGGGTGAAAAAACAAGAGTGCTTAACTCAGATGGAGAGAGATTGTAGTACAGCAAACCAGCAGCTTCTGGTAAAACCATCATGTCCGTCTTGTTGTAGTGGGACATGCTGCGTTTCTGCTCCTACGCGACTCAGATCTGATATATCGGCTGTATTTCACTGTCTGGAATGTGCCTCACCGGagccaaagaaaacaattttctttctttgtaggCTGATGGGGAGTACAAATGTTTATCTGAACTCGCTGCTCAGTTTCAAATACTgatattgtgtgtttatttttgagaTGGCATGACTGGAACAGAGGGTGGGAATGCTCCCGGTGTGATGTTGCTGTAGTTGGGCCATAATGGGAGATACAGTGGTCTTTAAAGCTGCTCTTTCTTATGATAACAATAGATCAAATGACACAGGAATTAATACTCCCCTGTACAGTTcccctctgacctttttttttgttgttgcatctTTCAGTTAAACATTTGGGGtttaactttactgttttgcCTCACTCCTACTGCGCTCCCCAGTATTGTTTTAAGAGCCAGAATTTCGTCTCAGGAGTCGGTGGAGACCAAAGTAGAGCCAGAAGAACATTGAAAAATATTCAGGTGGCTAAGTGCTACGTTTAAATTACTTTGTTTACAGTAAAAAGCACTACCATTATCTATTTTGTGAGTCTGCAGTGGTCTTGCAGTGTCTTGGTGATGCAATGCATTGTGGTCTTTTAAGGCTTTTGCTGGTTCAGACTTTGATGTATCTCTTCCTGTTGGaaaattgattcatttttgttcGATAGTTGAACATTGCTGCAGATTTCTGACTCATTctcgaagaaaaaaaagtaaaaattgtaTTTAGAGCTGCAGCAATAATGCACTAATGGTATTGATTAGTCAAAGGAAAGCAAATGAATAAGCAGAAAGTTTGTTAGTCAATCGATCACGTTACCTTGAGCTCCGGAAATGTTGtcaatattttctgacattttatagaacaaATTATTAATGAATTGAGAATTGTGGCACCAATTAGTTTTTGTTGGGCTTTACTTTGTGAGACAGAAACTAATTGCCCAATAATGTGTTCACTGttcattgttaatgttttggttCTCTTTAAGTACAAGCCCTTAAAGCAACAGGATATCGCAACGTTATCATTTAAAGACCATTATTAAGTTACAACCACAAAACGTTAAACAATTTAAAGGTAATTTCTTTCCCAACCATCACTTGATGACATTTAAGCAACGAGTGACTCTTATTATTTCCTAATTTAGATCTACATTACAGTTACAATAGGAGGACATTTAGATGAAGAAAAGACAAGTTGAACAAACATTTAAGGCATTAAACAGCTCAGGATGAGGATGAATTTAAAATGGATATTTTGAACATTCAGAGTTCAAACCCTAATCTATTTTTAAACCACCAGGAGATCCCATTAAGAGTTTTTCTACCGGCTGCCACACAAGTCAAAGATCAACTGcaacacacactgactgtaACATAAGTTCAGACGAGGCTGGGAATCTGTAGGCATTAATGAGATGTTAATGGCAACAGCCAGTTCATTAGagaattctgtgtgtgtgtgtgtgtgtgtgtgtgtgtgtgtgtgtgtgtgtgtgtgtgtgtgtgtgtgtgtgtgtgtgtgtgtgtgtgtgtgtgtgtgtgtgtgtgtgtgtgtgtgtgtgtgtgtgtgtgtgtgtgtgtgtgtgtgtggcaggatTGTGCCAACTTCACCATTCTGAAggagacttcctgtttctcagtTTTCCACTACATTCTTCAGCGATAAGCtcatgccaacacacacacagatggttGTTACAAGCAGACACTCCAAGAAATACATAGCATTTTatttgagtttgtttggttATGTTTGTtctggttgtttttctctctctctctgttacttTATTTTCTCTACTCTTTGTCTTTATCGTCCCCCCATGTGTTATAAACTGTGTGTGAGATTTTCCTCCCGTCCACATGGCATGATGTCACCTCTCTGTGTTATATTTTTACACCACAGACCTCCGACCTCGGATTTAATTGTTACAGTGAGGAGGTGTGACAGACAGAGCAAAGACGTAAGAAAAAGGAGCAAtaagtgagatttaaaaaatacatcactAGTGGtttcaaagtattttaaatcaattaactgCAGACTGCAtgactctacacacacacacacacacacacacacacacacacacacacacacacgcacgcacgcacacacacgcacacacacagacaatctCAGATAATTTGTCAATCTCAGATacaatgtaatgtatttatctTTAACTGAAAGTAGTTTCCAACAAATGCAAGTTATACTCCTCTTTGAATTGATATGTTGACAAAAAGGAAATTATTCTAATGCCAGTCTTATCCTTTAATCATAGTCACTAGATGCATTACTCCAACCCTTAAGTGTACCTAAAGCCAAGTCTTAACTGTATAAATGAATGTTTAACACTAAGGGATCCAGGTTTAGAGTCCCCATTATGTCACTTTACCAACAGATTTATGTCCCACAATGtgattaatacacacacatagttgTCCTCGGCCTCCAACTGCGTGACACGGCTTAATTTCAAATTGaactgtttccatggtgatcAAACAGAGAGTTTTGTATTGGCAGCTTGGATACAAGAAAATGATGTATGCGTTCTTTCATGCCATGGCACAGCGAGAACATTTATTGCAGGAAAACAAAGTAAAGACATGCAGAGACACTGTCCTCAGAGGCGTCTGACGTCATTGAAACctgattttattttcctccagaCCTGTGTGGATACTGGCTCGCTTCCTGTCAGCCATTGTTTGCCTCCAATCAGATAAGATTTTCATGATGCTGGTAGCCAAGTGTTATTACTGCCTTCTCTACAGCCAGTGCAGTTTGCCAGTGCAGTTTGGCGGAAGAATAAAATGGCGAGGAAGAGAAAATTATACATTAGGTCATTCTTATTAGTTTaaggagcagcaggaagtgatgATAACAGGTAAATACCAGACCTTACCTTTGGCTGGCTGGACTTGCTGTCCTCTGGTGGAGATGGATGAGTGGCCTCTCCCAGTCAACAAATAAACCAGCCGCTGGTTTTCTATTAATAAGTAACAGGTCACTGAAAGGAAGATGAATGTCCACTCAACATGATGTCTGCTTCAGTTTGTAGCTTCATTGTCTGTTGTGGAGACAAGACCACAAGAGAAGTTATTTAATCAACGTTTTAACAGGAGTACCTTTAACCCTCAGCCTCATGGCTCTGTCAAACAGAATCTGGGGAATCAACAGAATATTCTACAAGTACATAACATCTGAAAGCTGGGAATCTGAAGATTAATTTGAAAAGCAGCTCAGTGGCGTGTGTCAAGTTGTTGTAGTCAGAAACATAAACTGTATACAAGAAGGTCATTAAtcaaaataccacattaagattttttttttctttttttttgcaagaattATAGTTATCGACGATTGGTAGCGAGAACTGCTGTACTGGAAAATGCTCAGAAACCCTCTTATTGTCAATATATCAGGTAAAGCTATACATCCTCTGAATTTCCCAAGTCCCTCGTTTGTAGTTGTAAAGCTTCATGAGGCTGTGATTTTCGTCTCGGCTAATATTAAGTGaagagaaaaatggaaagaaacCTCTGAGTTGCACTAAGTAATTCAAAAACAGAATGTTTGTACAGCAAATTCTATTTTTAGAAATATTAGCTTCATGGCTCTAGGAAATGTCAATCTCTCCCGGTCCtacactttggtccagactaaaatatctcaactattgATTGCCGTAAACTTTTTTCCTCCATTTATTAGTTGTACTGCCAGATGGATTCCCATGAAATCTGGTAGACACATCAACGttccccctcaggatgaattgtaacaaCTGATCCACTGACTTTTCattcatcaggtcaaaattttaaATTTTCAGTACTTTGTTAATACTCACAAATCTGCAAAACTAATAAAATGTCTTACCCTCAGCgaaagctaacatgctaaacatgATCTTGGTTAGTACCAGCATGTCGGCATTTTTGTCCATTGCTGACGTTAGCGCCAAGTATTGCCACACAGAGCCTCTTCTTGATTGAAACTACAGAAAAAAGAGCCCTTAAGACATTGAATATTGGCAGGGCAGacagtatgttgtaaaataGCTGATAATAgtccaaaaaaaacagagactgATGGGAAAAATATGAAGGTCATGATTCTAATTTCAGTTACCATCCATCAACATCTTTACTCAGATGTGTCCTCAAAAAACAAACCTATTTATGACATAAAACCTTTACAATACAAATTATAGTTTTAAACTAGAACAACTTATAGTCCTTGACAGAAAGATCACGTTACAGGACTCTATCCACCTTGACCACCACGCCAAAGGCGTCAGAATGGGTATCACCATCAACAAATCTGTCAGCCCTCCTCTATAAAAGGGAATCATCCATCTGTGATTTTCTGCTGAGAGTTTAAGTAAAGTCACAGGAAAAGGGAGGATTTGAGTGTATGTGTACGCAGCCTAAACTCGTGGTAAAATCGGTCCTGTGTCAAAACCAGAACTTCCTCATGAATCTGTGCTGACATGACGCTCCAACCAGGAGGTGAACGCTatagtttgtggttttgtgggTCTGCAAGGGAGTGGTCCAcaaaaggagtgtgtgtgtgtgtgcgtgtgtgcgtgtgcgtgtgtgtgtgtgtgtgtgtgtgtgtgtgtgtgtgtgtgtgtgtgtgtgtgtgtgtgtgtgtgtgtgtgtgtgtgtgtgtgtgtgtgtgtgtgtgtgtgtgtgtgtgtgtgtgtgtgtgtgtgtgtgtgtgtgatttctgtCAAAGAGTTGTCAACGTTCCACATCTCACCACATTAGTCATACCAGGCATTCCTTCATGTattcacctcacacacacaagcacacatacacacacgcacacatgcacacacaaagctCTTTGCAAGAGAATTCCTCACGGTCAGCCACCATGAACTTGATGTGGGAAATAGAAATAACTGAGTGAACCATCTTTTCCTCCACATTTCTGCGTTTATGTAGCTGTGATTTTGCCGTCATGTCCTGTTTTATTTACCATCATAAATCCAGACCCTGTAATCACGGCTCTTTTGGTGATCAACGTGGTGATTTTGGTTCTATTTTTAGTAAGTTTATGAGTGCTGTATTTTAGGGAGAGTGAATTTTGGACTGTATCGTGTGAGAAATCAGTTAGACAAGGATGCTGGAGACGTACTTTAGAGTTTAATAATCAGGTGCCATTGAGTTTTGGAACTTAGTTTAACTTGAAAATGGACAGCAATGAGCATTCAGaccttttacttaagtaagacTACCAACAACAGTGTAAAAATATGCTACATTACAAGTTTAGATAGTCATTTAAGCATGTGAAAGTgattttactgtatattatattgttGAAACAATACTGATAAATGTATCTTAAATGAAGTAGTTTgttgaggtggagctaatttgagCAGCTGTATacactgttgggtagtttaattcAGAACAAGGCAACATATTGTGTGAGCttatcatttgatttgattgaaaaCTTAAATCTGAAATTGTAAAAACAGactatgaaacaaaataaagtaaaatatgcaATATTCCCCTCTGAAATTTAGCAAGATAGaggtataaagtagcataaaatgaaaagtacaacaggtctgtgtgtaggtgtaatgttattaatgtatCTACACTACTAGACTTGGACATGGCTTTGATACACTCAAGATTTTGGATTGCAGGTTTTTTCACAGTTATCCCAAATATCATCACATTGAGTAATACGCATGTAGCATACAACAAAAGTAGTAGTTTTATGTGATAATTAAgtcagttttagttttaaataattGTCACAAAAAACACCTACAGTAGGTGTTTTAGGAacttctgtttacatttttttacatgcaaactatgtatacatttgtttttcattgattttataTGATTCCAACTGttaatatctaaaataaatacagataaattCTCACTCATAATTTAACATTCAGGACTAGCCCTTTTAACAAGTCAATTTACAGCACTGTGAGCAAATTACTTACTTTGACAGGATGTGTATGTAAATACCAGACTaccaaacttgtgttttttgccCTCTTCACAAATCAGCTTTTGAGCTTTGTTGTCCAAGTTATGCCgctatgatgttttttatcaGCGTTAAAATGCATAAGTGAAATCTGTTGTTATGTGATTAATGCTAATcacatatgcaaacacacaggtgGACACACCGAAACACACATATGAACAACTGGTTGCTatgcttttacacaaaacaaatatttcagtgGCACTGTTCATTGAATCAGAAGGGGGAATGAAAGGCATCTAATCAGCAGAATGCAGCAGTAAATATGAAGAGTTTGTTTAATTGAAagctttttctttcccctcagtCCTTCTGAGTGGATCAACAGCGCCTCTATGTGGTTGTTTTAAGTAGCCttcttaaaatacttttttgtggTAAGGATGTAAAACTTTTGAATTTGGTTGGACATAACAggcttttaaaacaaatgccATTGGTTTATCTGTTATAGTTGTGAGTCTCTCTTCGGAGTGACGATGGCAGAGAGCCCGCAATGTTTCTACTGTCGGGAGGACCTCGGGGGCAAGAAGTTCGTCCGCAACGAAGGCCGGCCTGTGTGCGTCCGCTGCCACACCAAGTTCTGCGCCAACTCCTGCGCCGAGTGCCATCGACCCATCCCTGTGGAATCAAaggtgtgtttgagtgtgttgtCAGCttacaatttagttttttatgcATGCATTTATCATCAGATCTGTTCAGAAGGACCCCTTTATTTTCCCTCTCATCATACCTCCTTCCTCCATCAGGAGCTCAGTCATAAGGGCCGCTACTGGCACGAGGAGTGTTTCCGTTGTGCAAAGTGTTACAAGCCTCTGGCCAAGGAGCCCTTCAGCACCAAAGACGACCGCATCATGTGTGGGAAGTGCTGCTCCAGAGAGGATGCTCCGCGCTGCCACGGCTGCTATAAAGCCATACCGATTGGTAAGTCCGATGATCTGCAAACCCTGATTTTGTGCCGTTAGCAGAAAAGCACTGTGCTGGAGGAGCTTTGAGGAATCTGGCCCATTGGTAAACTTATTTTGGTGATTATAACAAAAGACTTATGAGTTAACATTGCAAGTACAAACATGGTTATAACCGTAATAATGGCATCAAACAAAAAGCAGATGTTACTTCCTCACTGCCTGTTTCTCTGCACTAGCTCTAACTCTTCTCTCATATTCTGCAGGTACAGAGAGCGTGGAGTACAAAGGGAACTCGTGGCACGACGAATGCTTCACCTGTTTCCAATGTAAGCGACCAATAGGATCATCGAGTTTCCTCTCCAAAGGAAGTGACGTTTACTGCAGCCCCTGCCATGACAAGAAGTTCGCCAAACATTGCGTCTGCTGCAAAAAGGTAATTCTtctcaaacaggaaacagacctTCATCGTTCTTCCTAAAAGCAACAggaacaacaataataacaatcacTGTTCATATGTTTATCTCCTCTCTTCCATCTGTCTCCAGGCTATAACCTCTGGGGGAGTGAACTACCAGGAGCAGCCGTGGCACAGCCACTGTTTCGTGTGCAGCTCCTGCTCCAAACCTCTGGCAGGGACTAGTTTCACCAACCACCAGGACCAGGTCTTCTGTGTCGACTGCTACAAGAGCTCCGTGGCAAAGAAATGCAGCGGCTGCCAAAACCCCATCACAGGTTGATTTAAAATTGAACTGAAGATTCTgttaacaacaaaatgcagatgAAAACGTTCACAGGGCAATATACAGCGGCTTTAATCTGCAGCTGTGAATTATTTCATGTGGACattgttttcaaaaatattttataccaATCAGAATCAAGAATCAAGAAAGCATCCGCACAgtccagggttagggttatgtgCAATCTTCATTTATTGAGGCAGGTCAGAGACTGTTTTCATGAATTTATTTGTGCACTGTCTCTAAATTGTAGCCCATCAAAAGTTTGAGACTACAATTCAAAtagatttttgttgttgtcacatgttCAAGTGGCTTAAGTGTTTAAGCCACTTGGACCTAAGTGACTTAATGATATGACGTGAGAAAACTTCAGCCTGTTGTTGCCCTTAAATGGCCAGTAGAATGAAATTGAAATAGTAACTTCGGAGAAGAAGCTTTATTATAAACCGGTTaacttttataacattttagtttatttgtacAAGATGTTGCAAATATTGTATCAGGTTAATGGTGAATACATCCATTTAACTTCCATTTACTTCACTATCTCTACCTTACAAGTAAGGCACATTCAGAGATGGAAATGTTCATGTAAGGACAGGTAGAACTGAATGAAAGGACCCAGCCCTCAAATGGTAATAtaggataaaataaattaaaatagttGGAAGATATTCTAACATttcttttctgtcctctcaggtTTTGGTAAAGGAGTGAACGTGGTGAAATATGAGGGCAGCTCCTGGCATGAATACTGCTTCAACTGTAAGAAATGCTCCCTCAGTCTGTCCAACAAGCGTTTCGTAGCCGACGGAAAAGACATCCTCTGCTCCGACTGTGGCAACAAGTAGAGCTGGAGAGGTTCGTCATTGTCAAAGAGTGGTTTATAAAgtcattatgttttttgtttctttatttttccataaagGGCAGAGTCTTCATTTCAATATTCTGTTAATTACCAGCAAAGGGACATAGCATAGTGTCCAAAATGTTATTTGTGTCCTCAAAAGATACTTAGTATGTAGCTAAGTGTGGTTTCCTGTTGGAGGCTTGTGTCACATAAAATATGAtacttaaaacacaaaaaatgtgttttgaagtACTGAGAAAAACTTTACCTGTTTAAAAAGGGAAGTGAACATGACCAGCCAAAATACATGAGCAGCAGATGACTGCATTACATACCTGAAATACTACGAGTAGATCTAATAATGTTGCATGTGAATCAACAagttaatttaaacatttttatttcgtAAAGGTCCCAATTTCCTACCcacaacagatttttttcaatgaaCTGAACGTTGTGAAAGTCGACTCTTCCATTTAACACAGTGTATGCTAACGTGTAagaatattgtgtgtttttaaaagctttattgtatttcttcatcttttagaaaaaaaaaactgcttaaGTCAATGGCTTTAATgtctattttttctatttttgtaagGTGAAACTTTCCTATGACAAAAAACGATAAgtggtatttgttttgtttaataatcATGATATTATATTTGTAATTGCTCAGTCATTTCCAAGGGATTGCTATGCTTATGTAGGTTTTGAGTAAATCaactttttgcacttttttaaaCCATTCTTCCTtcaagaattttttttaaatatgagatTGAAATATACTCAATAAAGACCTTGATATGTTgccaaaattaaataaacattatataaagcTGAGTATtgcatttgcttttatttatttaaaatgtattttaagggTTTAAAGTGTGCATTATGTGGCAGTATTACTATGTTACAATTAGATAAAGATAGAATTATAAAAGGGACAAGACCATTTATATGAAGCTATGCTTGTGAAAATAGGAACTGGGAACTCAGTTcgttaaatatgtattatatattgtgtatttacctgtaaagaaagaagtgtAGCAACACTTTTTCTAGAGCCTgttgatagaaaaaaatatggttTACTACAAATCTCAATAATGATGGCATTTCCTACTCACATCACATtgttgtttgaataaaacaacaatgtcaTTCCACATCTTACCAACAGACTAGCATTTATAAAAGACATGAATGGGAGTTGATGCAGGTTGATGCACTGCAGGAACACTAAGACTTTGGGTGAGTTGAACGTTAATATGTTGCCAACAAATTGGATAAATTCTGTAGCCACACTTAGTCCCAAGGAATCGATTTCAATTGAGATATTAAGACAGTAGATTTATTTCTTTACACAAACTTGACCACCTAATGTAAGCGATAAATATTTGTTGACAAACAACTGATTTTGTTGACAAAGTTTTAATAGAATTGGTTGTTGCAAAAACGGTTAGATGACGTGTGACGTGTAGTAGAAGCTGCAGGTCTTACGTGCACGAGCACGAGCACTGTCACGTCTATGGCTTCTTTGCATCTGAGCGGCGAACCGATAGTTTTAACGTCGCTGTGAGCTAGCCAGTTAACTTATCTTGTATTTACTGTCATTGCAACATACAGCCTATCTCTGTAATTTGCATATCAACAATATGCACACAGTGTGTAAACCCTGGGAGGTAAACTAAATGTcctatttttataataatgtgtGTGCTAGCTGTTAAAGCTGCCTTTAACTAGGGAAAGAGTGTGTCATGAAGACTGACCCTTAACCCCCATTTAGACTACTCCCCAAATTATTCCAGACTTTCTTATCCTAAATTTGAGTTTGAGCTCCCATGTCACGCATGTTAATGTGTATAGGAGAGCACAGCTGAAATAATACCTGGTAAGCCTACCCTGggtaaatacaaatgaatagaGAAATAGTTACATTTGTGATAGTGCCTAAACCAGATATATGAATATGAGAGATAATATCAGAAACCTGTCATCAATTTGGTTTTTAACTGTAAAACCCTTGCATTCACTCtctattattaaaaacacaataggaTTTAATTAGGGTTtatatgcaaatatttcacTAAAAGTAGTTTTTAATTTATGAGTTTTGAGTCTTGCAGACCCAGCCAGACTCCTTGCTAGGAGTTATAACATAGCAGCACATATGGGACATATCGCCCCAATTCCACTCATTCTGCTGACTCTGGAAAAAGTCCAACACGACTGCTAGTAGCCGCAAACTGGCTGGGGAGGCCATGGGTTCCAGTGCTCCTGAAACTGCTCATTGGGGAGCCATGGTGCCTCCCAAGGAGACCAGACCTTCTCtcttcagctgtgtgtttggcCATTGAAAGCTAGGACTCACTTCTGGCATCTTGTGACCATTCAGTGATCCATACTGTGTTCGAGGTCCCACTACGCTTATCGCTGGAAGCTTTTTTCCCTGTGGTGCATGACACATGGTAAGGTACCAGAGAGCTGCTCACTGGCCATCTTTCTGCGTTTCCTGCAGACATTGTTGGATGGCGGTAGATGGGCATCGACCTTCGAAGTAAATGCTGCTGCGTTTTCAGCAGGGCATATGAGAGTAGACAACCAGACAGTGGGGTCACACTTTCTGGTTAGTCAGTTCTTAAAGGGCGCACAGAGGGTTAGACCATCTGTGGTGCAATCATGGGACTTGAAGTCGTTTCGCCTGCCCCTGTTTGAACCGTTTTGAGATTTGAGATTGCTGTCTGTGAAGAAATCATTTCTGCTGGCTCTCACATCAGCAAAGAGAGTCGGTGAACTCCACGCCCTATCTGTGAGACCGATGTGCATGCTCTGGTACCCGGAGGGTTCAGGGGTTACTCTCCTGCCAAATCCATCCTTCCTGCCAAAGAGAGTGCCTCCCTCACAAGTAAACCAAGCCATCAACTTGGTTGCATTCAGTCCACCAGCTTCATCTGAGGGGGCAGAGGAGCCGTCAGAGCTACTGTGCCCAGTGCAGGCACACAAGAGGTATGTGGAGGCCACTGCCAATTTAGTAAGACCGACAACCTTTTTGTTTGCTAAAGGGTTGTAAGAGGGTTGAACCCCTGTCAAAACAGAGGCTTTCTTATTGGTTTGTGGTTGGGATTATCCCATCCATAAGTCAAAGGGCCTACCTGCCCCTAGTAATGGGAAGTGTCACTCTACTCTGAGTGTCCACACTCTGGGCAGCCTTGAATGGGGTCTCTCGGCAAGAGATCTGTGCGGCTGCAACCTGAGAGTCTTCATGTACCTTTGCTCGCTATTATCCTGTGAATGTGGCTGCTCCTCATGCCATGTCAGCGCCAGTCCTGTCAACGGCTCACCTGCGTTAATGCAGTAAGCATTCCTGGTGACCTTGCTGTTATAAGTCATCTAGTGCTTATGCACCTCCATTTGGCGGTCAAGAAGAATGAAATAGAATGAGAGTTATGAATATTACTACAGTTTTATAAATTCTGAATGACCGCCAGAGTTGTCTGTCACTAGGAATCAGGGCAAGAAGATTCTGAAATAACAGATTGGTATTGGTATAATGACTCGACCTGCCAGATGCGAGATGAAGATTTCCAGTGCTAAAGCACAGCCATCTGGCAGTCATCCAGAATTCA from Anoplopoma fimbria isolate UVic2021 breed Golden Eagle Sablefish chromosome 24, Afim_UVic_2022, whole genome shotgun sequence includes the following:
- the LOC129113485 gene encoding four and a half LIM domains protein 1-like, coding for MAESPQCFYCREDLGGKKFVRNEGRPVCVRCHTKFCANSCAECHRPIPVESKELSHKGRYWHEECFRCAKCYKPLAKEPFSTKDDRIMCGKCCSREDAPRCHGCYKAIPIGTESVEYKGNSWHDECFTCFQCKRPIGSSSFLSKGSDVYCSPCHDKKFAKHCVCCKKAITSGGVNYQEQPWHSHCFVCSSCSKPLAGTSFTNHQDQVFCVDCYKSSVAKKCSGCQNPITGFGKGVNVVKYEGSSWHEYCFNCKKCSLSLSNKRFVADGKDILCSDCGNK